DNA from Daucus carota subsp. sativus chromosome 1, DH1 v3.0, whole genome shotgun sequence:
aattaaaattattgatttataaatagagggaaaaaaaaaaggatgccTTTAGAAGTGAGCTCCTTGTTCTACTAATTTAAttacattaaatttttttatattaatttgctCGTGTAACTCCTGGACACTGTTTTAATTAAACAAAGCTTTAATGCAGGAGTTTCTCTTTAGTGCAAATTCTGCAGAACTGTTTTAATGCTTTAACGCCtgagtttttcttttaaaatattcatgCCCGCTTATAGTAATGGTGCCCGCTTCGCATgggaattaaaaattaattaattaattaatattaaactaagtatgaatttttagaaaaaaattgaaaaaaattaaagtctTACTATAACTTAAACATTCATTCCGATGCTctctattttttatgtttttttaggATATACTCTAActctttatttttaaaattttaaaatagtaaatttgatagtataaaaataaatctcacATTATTTTGATCAAAACTTTTTTTCATATTAGTTACATCACCGGTATACTCAATGTTACTAACTTGACTAAATAGATGCTGATtatagaaaaaagaagaagaaaagaaaattaaaagtgTTTGGCAAGCACAAAACTAAAAGGCCTAATAAGAAAATAAGCAAGCTCAAAGAACAACACACATCGCAGCACAAGAAATTTAATAATACATATCGTGCTTTAAAGGATTTAATATCAACTGtctcatttaacaaaaaaagaaaatatcaacTGATCAGATATTGATATAGGAAATAGTATAAGATAGTGATGGTTGGCAGGTAGCTTCCTTACCGGAAAGAAGTTTGTTTTATATGCAGCTCCGAAGAATATAACTGTCATCATTGCCAAGTAACTAGCAAGAACAATACCAGTGGTAAAAATCTCAGCAAGCTTCCAGCTATCAGGCAGAGGATATGGTTTCACCCTGTCCTTCGAAATTGTCATGATCGTACCTGGTATCAAAATCTACTAATTAGCCGAAAGCAACATTTTCGTCACTATAGTAAATCTTTACAGACTTTACAAATTACAGTGAAGGATTTGGGGATAGTAGGaaaaagaataaatattaaatttataggaACTGAATGGAGTTTTATTCCATTGACACCAAAGTCCATTCCTTCCGATGAAACAGAGCATTAAGTTTTGAAACTATCATTCCAACAGCTTGCTATACAAAGAAAAATTCAGGTCAACCATTTTATTCATCACCATCAATTTTTAGTACACTGACCAACACATGAATAATGCAATAGCATAACTTTATTTAACTATAACAGAATATTCATAGCTTGTAATGATATAAAGGCCAGCAATAATCATTCCCTCTTGCACCTTGGTCATTTGAATATATCCAAATGTTTCAAACATGCAACAAATAGAATTCCAACCATTTAAACACCATTAATCAACTTCTCAgcaataatttttatccaaattcCAGCATACAAAATTTAGGACTCATGTACCTTCTTCACTCATAATGTAATCTTCCTTTTTACTCTTCTCCTCAACCTGGACCAAACTCCTCTCCATAAATTCCTTCCTAATCATCACCACTCTGATTTGAAAATGAGTGACCGCCTCTGGAATATATACACCCAATATTGTGCCACCTCTGGAATATATACACCCAATATAactcatgaaaaaaaagtaaaatattcaatgacacatttcatcaaacacttcgtgaatatagaaaaaaaaaatcacctaTAGAGAATAGATTCCAAACAAACAATACCTCAAATTCATCGACACTAATATGACTATATAAGAGGATGTGAATTGAAAAACAAACCTAGCAGGTACAACATCAAAACTCAATATCTGCCgccaaaaaacaaaatatgtgCCGAAGTCATTTACCTGCATCAAGTAACGCTCAAGTACATGGATCTTATCATATATACTAAAAAAAGGGGGAAATGGAAAGGCCGGAGAGATAGATAAAGAAACAAAAAGAGGGAATTATAGAGACAGTCGGAGAAgggaagagagggagagagagaggggggagagagagcaCACTTCAGGGAGGAAGGCAAAGAAAGAAGGATACTTACATGGAGCATATGGTTGTGCGAGCGCAGGGAgctttgatataaaaaatataagatttgAATTAGTTcgaattcaaattcaaattcatcaTACAACATGAATTAGTGGAAGGACGATGAGCTGGTCCTCTGATTCCATTCAGTACCTGCAGTTTCTAAATTAGGGAAGATATTTGAAGATGGATTGAGACAACATGATGTTGGTAACTTCTCTCTGCTGTATTTTCTTTTAAGAAAGGAAATTAAGACACGCGAAAATCGAGAAAAACGCAGTAGGAGTATTTTAATAAGTGGAGTCAACAAAAAAAGTGGAAGGTGTTATAAAACTATAAACTAAAACTACTATCAACTATCAAATGATACGAactctaaatatatattaaagagaGAGATAACAATAAGAGgaaattatttttgtatatcTATCTTGTACATGAGCTGATCTCCTATTTATAGCCAAACGAAGGATGTAGTATTAATAACCTCCGTGTATTGGTAACTGCACAATCAATTTACAGCTTGAAGTTTCCAGTATTACAGCTTGCTTTCTTATTCAAATAACACGGTATGTTGACAATCACCTTAGCCAATTAATACGTtcataacactcccccttgatTGTCAACAGTGATTTATTACAAAGATTGACTGTCTCGTTAAAACCTTGCAAGGAAAAACCCAGTGGGATAAAAACCTTgtcgaaggaaaaagagtacagtcTCCCCCTGAATAAAATCACTCACATTTTGATACCTTGATCCAGCAGACTCTTTAATTTTCGCATACCCATATTATTTCGCAGTTTCTCAAATGTTGATGTAGGTAGTGACTTTGTAAGTATATCTGCCAGATTATCACAGGAGCGAACTTGTTGCACATCAATATCACCATTTTCTTGAAGTTCATGAGTGTagaagaattttggcaatatgtGTTTTGTTCGATCTCCTTTAATATATCCTTCCTTAAGTTGTTTGATGCAGGCCGAGTTATCTTCAAATAAAACTGTAGGACTGTCTGAAATACTTGATAATCCACATGATTCTCGAATATGTTGAATGACAGACCTTAGCCAAATACATTCTCTGCTTGCTTCATGAATTGCTAATAACTCTGCGTGGTTTGATGAAGTTGCAGCCATAGTCTGTTTTGTAGACTTCCAAGAAATAGCAGTACCACAATATGTAAACAAATAACCAGTCTGTGATCGTCCAAAGTGAGGATCTGACATGTATCCAGCATCTGCATATCCAGTTAGTTGTGATCTTGAACTGTTTGGAAAGAATAACCCAAGATCAATTGTACCCCgaagatatctgaatatatgTTTGATTCCATCCCAATGCCTTTTAGTAGGATCAGAACTAAATCTCGCCAACAGGTTTACTGCAAATGCAATATCAGGCCGTGTGTTGTTTGCAAGATACATGAGAGCGCCAATTGCACTGAGATATGGAGTCTCAGGTCCAAGAGCCTCTTCATCTTTCTTTCTAGGACGGAAAGGATCCTTTTCAACCTCAAGTGATCGAACAACCATTGGTGTGGTTAGTGGATGAGCTTTGTCCATGTAGAAACGATCAAGAATCTTCTCAGTGTAGTTTGACTGATGAACAAATATGCCTGAAGATAAGTGCTCCACTTGTATACCTAAACAAAATCTTGTCTTTCcaagatctttcatttcaaactcaTTTTTCAAATAGTTAGTAGCATTAGTAATATCTTCAGAAGTACCAACAATATtcaaatcatccacatatacagCGATAATAACAAAACCAGTCAACGAACGTTTAATGAAAACGCAAGGACATACTTGGTTATTAACATACCCATCATTCAATAAGTATTCACTAAGCCTGTTGTACCACATACGACCAGATTGTTTCAAACCATACAATGATCGTTGTAATTTAACTGAATATAAATGTCGAGGCTTAGTGTCATCTATATTTAATCCTTCAgggattttcatataaatatcactatcaagTGATCCATATAGGTATGCTGTCACGACGTCCATTAAGCGTGTTTCTAGTTTTTCCATACAAGCCATACCCATTAGAAAACGAAAGGTAACTCCATCCATCACAGGAGAGTATGTTTCCTGGTAATCAAAACCAGGTCTTTGAGAGAATCCCTGGGCTACAAGCCGGGCTTTATACCTTTCGAtttcatttctctcatttcgtTTTCGTACAAATACCCATCTATTCCCAACAGGGACTACCCCAGCTGGAGTTTGGACTGCGGGTCCAAATACATTTCTTTTGCGCAATGATTGCAGTTCTTCTTGAATTGCAATTTTCCATTTTGGCCAATCATCTCTTTGTCGACATTCTTCCACAGTTTGTGGTTCAGGATCAGagttcataataatatcaaatgcCACAGAAAAAGCATACACATCATCGATTTCAGTACTCTCACGATCCAATAATTTCCCGTTATGTACATAACTCATTGAGATCTCATAATTCTTAGGTACCTTTGCTTCTATGGAAGCATTTGCCACTTCTGGGGCATGTGCCACTTTTGGGGCAATTTCCTCTTCAGGAGGTTTTGTTACAACCACTTCAGGGGCTTGAACCTCTTCAGGAGGTGATACCACTTCTGGGGTATTTTCTGAAACTTTTGCCACTTCTGGGGCAATTCCAATCAATTTCCGTTTTCGTGGTACAATATCTTTTGCACCAATAGGTCTACCACGCTTTTGGCGTGGCTTTGAATCACCAATCAATTCctctgaaattgatttattgccAGGGATTTCAATCCTGGCTGGAGCATTAACAGCAGGTATATATGATTTCACAATATTTCTAGAATCATTAAAAGCATCTGGCATTTGATTAGCAATATTTTGCATATGTATAATTCTTTGAACCTCAGACTCACATTGTTTAGTCCGTGGATCAATAGCATTTAATCCTGAGGCATTCCATGATATTTCTGAATTTAATTTATGCAAAATTTTATCTCCCCCTAATGTAGGGAACATAGATTCATCAAAATGACAATCAGCATATCGAGCAGTAAAAACATCACCAGTCAATGGTTCCAGATATCTTATAATAGATGGAGAATCAAAACCAACATATATACCAATTCTTCTCTGAGGTCCCATTTTAGTTCTTTGTGGTGGTGATATAGGAACATACACAGCACAACCAAATACTTTTAAATGAGAGATATTAGGTACTTGGCCAAGAACCAATTCTTGAGGGGATTGTTTGTGGTAAGCAGAAGGCCTTATTCTAATTATATTTGCAGCATGAAGTATTACATGACCCCAAACAGATATAGGTAACTTTGCTCTTAGGAGTAAAGGACGGGCAATAAGTTGAAGTCTTTTAATTAAGGATTCTGCTAAACCATTTTGTGTATGTACGTGAGCTACCGGGTGTTCGACCGAGATTCCTACTGACATGCAATAATCATTAAAAGTTGCAGATGTAAATTCAGCAGCATTATCTAGTCGGATTGCTTTAATGGGATGATCAGGAAATTGAGCTCGTAGTTTAATGATTTGGGCAAGTAATTTTGAAAAGGCTGTGTTTCGGGTTGTAAGTAGACATACATGGGACCATCTAGTTGACGCATCAATTAAAACCATAAAGTACCTAAATGGGCCAGAAGATGGATGAATAGGACCACAAATGTCACCTTGAATTCTTTCTAAGAATTTCGGGGACTCGGTTTGAAGCTTAACTGGAGATGGTCGGATAATCAGTTTTCCTAAGGAACATGCTGAACAATGAAGTTCATCTTGGGGTATTATCTTTTGTGTTTTAAGCGGATGTCCTACAGAATTTTCAACGATACGACGCATCATAGATACTCCTGGATGACCGAGTCTTTCGTGCCAAAGGGAAAGTAGTTTTGGGTCTATGACTTTGGGGATGTTGACACTATGAGATTCAATAACTCGTATATTCGTGATATATAATCCCGAAGAAACTGAGTGAAATTTTTCTAGGACCTTTTTATTGTCAACGGTGTTTGAGGTGATGAGAAGGTATTCTTTTTCATTCTCATTAGTAGTTTCAACGTGAAACCCATTAAGACGAATATCTTTGAAACTCAGTAGGTTTCTAGTTGACTTGCTAGAGTATAGAGCCTCTTGTATGTGTATGAGTGTCTTATTTGGTAGAATAAAACTGGCTTTCCCAAAACCTTCTATTATATTTGATGTACCCGATACCGTCCAGACATGTGAGTTGGTTTTAGTCAACTGTGAGAAGTATTTCTGActctgtaaaatagtgtgtgTGGTTGCGCAGTCAACAATGCATATATCTTCCATCtctatacacatatataaacgAAAAACATCTTTATTAAAAACACACCGAGTACATAGAACAACAACATGAAACAAGTACATAAAACGAGTACataataaaaacacataaaacacAACGGAAATAAGTAAAGTAAGACAATACATATGAACCCTAGTCGTCTAAACCATAATAAAGATTAGCACCAGTGTCTATTTCATTTGAGGCTTTATTGACTGGTTCATTAACTTGATTATAACTAGCAAAGTTTGTTTCCACTCTCTTTCCAGTATTCCTTTTGAATGACTCGTAGAGATCAACAAGATGTTTGGGTGTGCGACAAGTACGTTGCCAGTGTCCCTCAGTTCCGCACCTATGACATATATCTCGTTTTTCTCCTTCTGGGGgtgcctttcttttgtttgacaCTTCACGTTGGCACTTGTTGTAACCATCACGTTGCCACTTCAGGTGGCCAGAATGATATTGATTGCGAAACCGACCACGGAAATTTCCACGTCCACGGTTTCGTCCATAACCTCGTCCTCCTCTATGCCCTTTCCCACGTTCATTCTTCTGGAATGACGTGTTATGTATTTCAGGTAACTGGGCAGAGCCTGTGGGACGTATCTGATGGTTTTTCAATAACAACTCATTATTCTTTTCAGCCACAAGAAGGAGAGATATCAGCTCGCCATATTTCTGAAAATTCCGCTTCCTATATTGTTGAGCCAGGATCATAGTGTTGGGGTGAAAGGTTGAGAGGGTCTTTTCAATCATTTCAGCATCAGTAATATTTTCAccacataaaattaattttgagctTATCTTGAAAAGAGCAGAATTATATTCAGCTACAGATTTGAAATCCTGTAGCCTCAAATTAATCCAGTCATATCGGGCAGATGGCAAGTGAACAAGTTTCTGGTGATCAAATCTATCCTTGAGATTATTCCAAAGGGTGAGTGGATTTTTGATAGTGAGGTATTCAGATTTTAGGTCTTCATGGATGTGATGCCTAAGAAAGATAATTGCTTTTGCATTTTGTTCAACAGTTGGGATTTTTTCTGGGTCAATAGTATCTTTTAGGCCATTAGCACTAAGGTGTAATTCCGCATCGAGGACCCATGACAGATAATTATTTCCAGAAACATCCAAGGCAACGAACTCTAATTTTGCAAGATTCGCCATTCTGAATTTAAAATACGACACAATAATAAAACATGTTGGtaactaaaataattaatcatatgtcacataataaatttataatataaaacgataaatattataatcatgCAACAGGAatctttaatttaaacaacaatataaacaaatttaaaaactatAATAATGACAAGGGTGTTGAtaataacatttataaaatagaataaataagTTAGAGCGTACCTTCTTCGTTGAAATAAATCCCGGATAAAATCTTGTACTCCTTTTATTGATATAAACCCGGACAAAATTTTGTACTCCTTTATCGAAATAAAACTTGGGCAGAGactcgtgctgataacgtgttataAAACTATAAACTAAAACTACTATCAACTATCAAATGATACGAactctaaatatatattaaagagaGAGATAACAATAAGAGgaaattatttttgtatatcTATCTTGTACATGAGCTGATCTCCTATTTATAGCCAAACGAAGGATGTAGTATTAATAACCTCCGTGTATTGGTAACTGCACAATCAATTTACAGCTTGAAGTTTCCAGTATTACAGCTTGCTTTCTTATTCAAATAACACGGTATGTTGACAATCACCTTAGCCAATTAATACGTTCATAACAGAAGGTGTTTTGTTTTTTGCTGGTACGGAAAGAAGTGTAGTAAAATATTTGATAGAGAGCATGCAATCAAATTACAATGGCATTTTATGTAATTAAGTATGAAGTCTTGGGGTAGGAGGTGTAAAAAGTCCTTGAAAATGGAATCAGGATTTATGATTTAAGggatgagtgatcttgttggattcgtatttatgattattttaatacaatgaaatttttatatttaatactaaaaagaaattaaaaatattaataatcaaaaatgTATATTGGCAAGCGTGACAATgaaaaacaggaaaagtatCAAGAGACAGAGGTAATATTaattcggtttttctagtgtgtgcccatgggcacacactaagcaccaaattttataaatttggtgaattttgattggctcatgcttctttataatggtggaccccctgcaaattcaccaaccacaccaatcaaaatccaccaaaattatagattttggtgcttagtgtgtgcccatgggcacacactagacaaacccatattAATTACTTCAATCCTTGAGAAATGGGGGCGCCATAGGTGTagtttatcttttaaaaaagtACAATATATATCGTTCATCTGCTGCTTAGAACAACCCAATCCTAATTCTCTCCATAGTCTAGCCTCTTTTTTGTCGTAGCCGTCGGgagcttccatcggttttcaccggtggaaagctctaaatcagttaattactttgtttttttcataatttttgaataatacttctTCTCGGAAAACTTAGATCTAAAAGCATGAAGCATCGGAGATTTCGCTCTCTCTTCTAAGTGGGTGGGTtttcagtccgatttctcttATTTTTGTGGTCTGTTCCAGATCTATTCTCGAGAagattcttagatctaaaatcATCGGAGAGTTCGCCGTCTTTCCTCTCTGTTTCAATCGGGGTGGATTTTTAGTCTGATTTCTCTTGGTTTTGTGATTCCGCTCcagatctaaggttgttttctctccctcgtGAGAGTTTTGTTTTCGCTTCTTCATTATAAGCAGGTGTcttgatttgatgatgaaagtTTGCATGGAATCGCAgttttggtcgatagctcaaacgatagctctattagggcatgatgaagagggtagcGGTGATTCAACgaggatgcatgaagcgggtatttgtatttgtatatactttatcttcaaaatatcgtttaactgtctctttatGAGAACAGACGATTGCAATTTCtagtttgttcgactcgatcattggtgtagatgccgtatggcttttgattattagattaacacctttgtttcaaaaaaaaaaaagagtacaaTATGTAATTTAAAATCTATTCACTTTAATTATGTAGTTGATCACTCAAGTgtacttaatgtatcaagtcgGTCACCGAAAACGTTATCAAGATAATCACTAAACtcgccataaatatcaaacaagtagccaacaaggtgttggtgtggtggtagagctcttgtacccacgtgtgcgtgtgtaatcaattaacaaaaaaaataatatcaaacaagtaccttaaaGTATGAGTTCAAgaagttaaaatattatttatggagTTTTATACATTATTCTTAAATGTTACCCTAACCAAATAAAAGGTCATGACTAGtatgtataataataaatttagattttatcaaatttatttattatttattttgtattaaaagaaagaaaataagtatataataaataatagggaataaacttgataaatctaaatatattatagatatGAAATGGGCCGGGACTAACTTACTGGATCAGGTTGAATTGCtttaagattttaatagataaaTTTTGACCCAACCAACTATGAGCGGCCCAATCAGAAATCAATGCAACATACTCACGTTTTTTGATGGGTCGGTTGGGCAGTTTGGCGGCCTGTTCAGGACGGGTCCATGAGCAGCCCCAATTCACAGTATTTGAACTTCAGAACCCAAGTAATTCATGAAAAAACTTCTTGAAAAATACTGTCTTGAACGTTTAGTCTGGAAGGTTCTAGTGAGCGCCAAACCAAAGATACGTAAAGTTACACACCCCATTCCTGGCCGCTAATTCATCTTCACGCTCTTCTGGTCTCTACGTTCACCACGTCACCCTTGTTCCAACAAATGTGGCCATTTCGCTCGTCACGTAGCACACTAGCCCTTCATACCTCAAAAGTGTAACGTGGACACTCAAATATCCAGCCTTTTCCTACCTCACTCTCCTCACTTCGCCTATAAATACATTTATATCAACCTTCTTTATACATACCAACCATCTCACTAGCTACTCTACTAGCCAAGCTTTTGATCTTCTAATCAAAAACTTTATATCTTTCTTTATTTCTTtcgattttattaaaatatttgtgatggcttcttcatcagtcatgcaGTCTACCCTAGCCTCTCCGGTTACACGTGGCATCACCGGAAGAAAGTTGAACATTGTTCCGGCGAAATGTGCGTTTATGCCGTCTTTGTCGAGGAGGTCTGCGAGCCTTAGACTCAAGTGCATGGCAGAGGTAGTGGTTTAAGTGTTGATACTGTAAATTATTAAGTACTTCTATTTCTATATGATATGTTGTATATTAtttcctccgtttcaatttatatgtccatttttgaaaaaaaattgtttcaaattagttgtttacttcaactttcaatacaaaattatatttccaaagtGAATTTCAC
Protein-coding regions in this window:
- the LOC108221520 gene encoding uncharacterized protein LOC108221520, with product MANLAKLEFVALDVSGNNYLSWVLDAELHLSANGLKDTIDPEKIPTVEQNAKAIIFLRHHIHEDLKSEYLTIKNPLTLWNNLKDRFDHQKLVHLPSARYDWINLRLQDFKSVAEYNSALFKISSKLILCGENITDAEMIEKTLSTFHPNTMILAQQYRKRNFQKYGELISLLLVAEKNNELLLKNHQIRPTGSAQLPEIHNTSFQKNERGKGHRGGRGYGRNRGRGNFRGRFRNQYHSGHLKWQRDGYNKCQREVSNKRKAPPEGEKRDICHRCGTEGHWQRTCRTPKHLVDLYESFKRNTGKRVETNFASYNQVNEPVNKASNEIDTGANLYYGLDD